Proteins from a genomic interval of Lolium perenne isolate Kyuss_39 chromosome 1, Kyuss_2.0, whole genome shotgun sequence:
- the LOC127322440 gene encoding uncharacterized protein: MPNPFTETSHTRWGDYSVQGLNIEVVAEVSDMDALPGGDGRSIRIPPYFWGEGPAVDRLAGNGKLSKGGGFPVHVGYSEARALVGKGTVADLRRLSLEAENLVEEMFASIGVPHKHEQFGPEATRPRVVRLRLSPELELWKSTQHAIGNVLPPKGAGLTQASPRAIALLGAGDWPEAMTTTNALFGCGIASLLIGAADARTMFSNYVTDMAFYYEHGYNHVFPSLHRLLQDGLADAHARRTLGGRQRREAVAAGVRYIQAKIALEAAHRTRLKDAAARMDRRTAQVISLSESSLLGMAAEATARGFDAGAVMSDLVFSSPGTDVVDVGCDLVNSEVMNSFLNVADIAASGVVSEQALRDIYDAYAATCARMLTQRWHEPVARMCAALYTWHIQNDRHMFLRRVVLGWPKVRKSPAPPQREADFDEVFDADFRTTGFSRPLDPAHACDGGDTCNHVRRFLDHYQGEDLLGALWSSLVIGPLEYARRGEVDEQREQYLAESSRLLMAQLFSKGLVVHMVWLIAHANHHAWQVNYLFEASMFGSILDGGALVGKLDRAEGEEAQGQEKEKDMTYINVRNEQGR; encoded by the coding sequence ATGCCGAATCCATTCACGGAGACATCCCACACTCGCTGGGGTGACTACTCTGTCCAAGGCCTCAACATTGAGGTCGTCGCGGAGGTGTCGGACATGGATGCTCTCCCGGGCGGCGACGGCAGGTCAATTAGAATCCCTCCGTACTTCTGGGGCGAGGGTCCCGCCGTGGACCGGCTGGCGGGGAACGGGAAGCTCAGCAAAGGTGGCGGCTTCCCGGTGCACGTGGGCTACTCGGAGGCGAGGGCTTTGGTCGGCAAGGGAACTGTGGCGGACCTGAGAAGGCTGTCCCTCGAAGCGGAAAACTTGGTGGAGGAGATGTTTGCTAGCATCGGCGTCCCGCACAAGCACGAGCAGTTCGGGCCAGAAGCGACTCGGCCCAGGGTGGTGCGGCTGCGGCTGTCGCCGGAGCTCGAGCTGTGGAAAAGCACGCAGCACGCAATCGGCAACGTGCTGCCACCCAAGGGCGCGGGGCTGACCCAGGCCTCGCCGCGGGCGATCGCCTTGCTGGGGGCCGGCGACTGGCCCGAGGCCATGACGACCACCAACGCCCTGTTCGGCTGCGGCATCGCGAGCCTGCTCATCGGCGCCGCCGACGCGCGCACAATGTTCTCCAACTACGTGACCGACATGGCCTTCTACTACGAGCACGGGTACAACCACGTCTTCCCCTCGCTCCACCGGCTGCTGCAGGACGGGCTCGCCGACGCCCACGCGCGGCGCACCCTCGGCGGCCGGCAGCGGCGcgaggccgtcgccgccggcgtgcGGTACATCCAGGCCAAGATCGCGCTCGAGGCGGCGCACAGGACGCGCCTCAAGGACGCCGCCGCGCGGATGGACCGCCGGACCGCCCAGGTCATCTCCCTGTCCGAGAGCAGCCTGCTCGGCATGGCGGCCGAGGCCACGGCCCGGGGCTTCGACGCCGGCGCCGTCATGAGCGACCTCGTCTTCAGCTCGCCCGGCACCGACGTCGTCGACGTGGGATGTGACCTGGTCAACTCCGAGGTCATGAACTCGTTCCTTAACGTCGCCGACATCGCCGCCTCGGGGGTCGTGAGTGAGCAGGCGCTGCGGGACATCTACGACGCCTACGCCGCCACGTGTGCGCGCATGTTGACCCAGAGGTGGCACGAGCCCGTGGCCAGGATGTGCGCCGCCCTGTACACGTGGCACATACAAAACGACCGGCACATGTTCCTCCGCCGCGTCGTCCTAGGATGGCCCAAGGTCCGCAAGTCGCCGGCGCCGCCCCAGCGCGAGGCCGACTTCGACGAGGTCTTCGACGCCGACTTCCGTACCACCGGATTCAGCAGGCCGCTTGACCCCGCGCATGCATGCGACGGCGGCGACACCTGCAACCACGTCCGCCGCTTCCTCGACCACTATCAGGGTGAGGACCTGCTCGGCGCCCTCTGGTCGTCACTCGTCATCGGCCCGCTCGAGTACGCCCGGCGGGGCGAGGTGGACGAGCAGCGCGAGCAGTACCTCGCCGAATCCTCGCGCCTGCTAATGGCCCAGCTCTTCTCCAAGGGCCTCGTCGTCCATATGGTCTGGCTCATTGCCCATGCCAACCATCACGCCTGGCAGGTTAACTACCTATTCGAGGCCTCCATGTTTGGCAGCATCCTGGACGGCGGCGCATTGGTAGGCAAGCTCGACCGGGCAGAGGGCGAGGAAGCGCAAGGCCAAGAGAAAGAGAAGGACATGACCTACATCAATGTCCGCAATGAACAAGGTCGTTAG